One stretch of Microbacterium terrae DNA includes these proteins:
- a CDS encoding ABC transporter ATP-binding protein, whose translation MVDSAINVSDLSKSYRIQMAGERVDRITTAVFNRIRHPLTRTHYEDFDALKDVSFEIPWGEAVGIVGRNGAGKSTLLKILTRITAPTTGVIDLGGRVGSLLEVGTGFSGELTGRENIYQNGALLGMSRQEIKRRFDEIVDFSGVEKFLDVPVKRYSSGMYVRLAFSVAAHLDTEILAIDEVLAVGDAEFQRKSLAKMRDVARDGRTVLYVSHQMNTVTALCTSALFLDKGRLGYHGSVDGAISHYRDTFEKFQSEQQDAAARPGTGWLRLTRVAVTEQTQEPADEKVIEFNVGKNPTLVGKYFVSAHITDVNGAVVVQCDSRLTGHWFDPEEDQAGTLRIKNLWLKPGRYTVDMFVCQSGVHDAWEGADVIEVVEHSPYPELASEEALSRGMILADFDYEATR comes from the coding sequence ATGGTTGACTCTGCGATCAACGTATCGGATCTGTCGAAGTCTTACCGGATCCAGATGGCCGGCGAGCGCGTCGATCGGATCACGACAGCCGTGTTCAACCGGATCCGGCACCCCCTGACCCGTACTCACTACGAGGACTTCGACGCCCTGAAGGACGTCTCGTTCGAGATCCCGTGGGGAGAGGCAGTCGGCATCGTCGGGCGCAACGGTGCGGGCAAGAGCACGCTCCTCAAGATTCTGACGCGCATCACTGCGCCGACCACGGGCGTGATCGACCTCGGCGGACGTGTGGGGTCACTCCTCGAAGTCGGCACCGGATTCTCGGGCGAACTCACCGGCCGAGAGAACATCTACCAGAACGGCGCCCTCCTCGGCATGAGCCGCCAGGAGATCAAGCGTCGCTTCGATGAGATCGTCGATTTCTCCGGGGTCGAGAAGTTCCTCGACGTGCCGGTGAAGCGATACTCGTCGGGCATGTACGTGCGCCTCGCCTTCTCGGTCGCGGCGCACCTCGACACCGAGATCCTCGCCATCGACGAAGTGCTGGCCGTCGGTGACGCAGAGTTCCAGCGCAAGTCGCTCGCGAAGATGCGCGACGTCGCGCGCGACGGTCGGACCGTGCTGTACGTCAGCCACCAGATGAACACCGTCACCGCGCTGTGCACGTCGGCGCTGTTCCTCGACAAGGGACGCCTCGGCTATCACGGGTCGGTGGACGGCGCCATCTCGCACTACCGCGACACGTTCGAGAAGTTCCAGTCTGAGCAGCAGGATGCCGCGGCGCGGCCCGGCACGGGGTGGCTGCGACTCACGCGCGTGGCCGTGACCGAGCAGACGCAGGAGCCCGCCGACGAGAAGGTCATCGAGTTCAACGTCGGCAAGAACCCGACTCTCGTCGGAAAGTACTTCGTCTCGGCGCATATCACCGACGTCAACGGAGCTGTCGTGGTGCAGTGCGATTCTCGACTCACCGGTCACTGGTTCGATCCGGAGGAGGACCAGGCCGGCACCCTCCGGATCAAGAACCTCTGGCTCAAGCCCGGTCGCTACACCGTCGACATGTTCGTGTGTCAGTCGGGAGTCCACGACGCGTGGGAAGGAGCCGACGTCATCGAGGTCGTCGAGCACAGTCCGTATCCCGAGCTCGCGAGCGAAGAAGCGCTCTCCCGCGGCATGATCCTCGCCGACTTCGATTACGAGGCGACCCGATGA
- a CDS encoding glycosyltransferase family 2 protein, which yields MTSTSPLVSVILATNRSSPFLAAAVSSVVAQTYPGWELVIVDNGAPDPVALSAVVAGIPRTSIVRVPPPVTVSLARNAGVTASGGDLLVFLDDDDVWHPERLERQVALLRAEPSAPASYCGGWHMDANGRPFAPSWPAVPANATEMLSGTARLPHICGAMLIRRHAFAEVGGFSPELSMMEDFELALRLLGRGTFACAPEELVGYRRHDGNVTGTGIDNVRVRRSALDGILTRHAWAAGARGDERTAALLREHRERERARASHDAGLATLAALRRRRIADAAREARWGTSHSATAYFGAIIGRLTRGGGSRRW from the coding sequence ATGACGTCGACCAGTCCGCTCGTGAGCGTCATCCTCGCGACGAATCGCTCTTCGCCGTTTCTGGCTGCGGCGGTCTCGTCCGTCGTCGCGCAGACCTACCCAGGGTGGGAGCTTGTCATCGTCGACAACGGCGCGCCCGACCCGGTCGCGCTGTCCGCCGTGGTCGCGGGCATCCCCCGCACCTCGATCGTGCGCGTCCCGCCCCCCGTCACCGTCTCGCTCGCGCGGAACGCCGGCGTGACGGCGTCTGGCGGAGACCTGCTCGTGTTCCTCGACGACGATGACGTGTGGCATCCGGAGCGCCTGGAGAGGCAGGTCGCCCTCCTGCGCGCCGAGCCGTCCGCCCCCGCCTCTTACTGCGGCGGGTGGCACATGGATGCGAATGGTCGGCCGTTCGCCCCGTCGTGGCCCGCCGTTCCTGCGAACGCGACCGAGATGCTGTCGGGTACCGCACGTCTGCCGCACATCTGCGGAGCGATGCTGATCCGTCGGCACGCGTTCGCCGAGGTCGGAGGGTTCAGTCCCGAGCTGTCGATGATGGAGGACTTCGAACTCGCGTTGCGACTCCTGGGCCGCGGCACGTTCGCCTGCGCGCCCGAGGAACTCGTCGGGTACCGCCGCCATGACGGCAACGTGACCGGCACCGGCATCGACAACGTGCGCGTGCGTCGGTCAGCCCTCGACGGAATCCTCACCCGGCACGCCTGGGCCGCCGGCGCGCGCGGCGACGAGCGCACCGCCGCCCTGCTGCGTGAGCACCGGGAGCGCGAGCGGGCGCGTGCGTCGCATGATGCGGGCCTCGCGACGCTCGCCGCTCTGCGGCGGCGACGAATCGCCGATGCCGCGCGCGAAGCGCGCTGGGGGACGTCCCACAGTGCGACCGCGTACTTCGGCGCGATCATCGGACGGCTCACGCGTGGCGGCGGCTCGCGCCGATGGTAG
- a CDS encoding glycosyltransferase family 4 protein translates to MRIALAASSYLPRLGGVEEHVFHLSRRLRARGNDVVVWSVDQGDDVPADDDGHRLRYLPTPMPSRSVGGLVRWMRELPGARSAWRSALADDAPDVVVIQCFGPNGRWAHATAKHAGIPLVYANHGETFMDAHDAFASSRLLRRSLAAAMRDAAAVTSCSAYAAADLDRFGEHRPAAIVANGIDLGAEAQELPAPVPPRYIAGVGRLVENKGFDVLIDAFAEARSTLDGIDLVIAGDGPERGRLEMRAIEREIATRVHFTGALTRTQVRTVLDGALAQVVPSRVEAFGIVILEGWRSGIPVLATRRGGPAEFMTDGVDGLLFDPGDATELAELLTRVAVDAELRGALVSHGRHSVLRYTWDHVAAAYEDVLRPVVAAVAAESRS, encoded by the coding sequence ATGCGTATCGCCCTCGCTGCGAGCTCCTACCTTCCGCGACTCGGCGGTGTGGAGGAGCATGTCTTCCACCTGTCACGCCGGCTGCGTGCCCGTGGCAACGACGTCGTCGTCTGGTCGGTCGACCAAGGCGACGACGTCCCGGCGGACGATGACGGGCACCGGCTTCGCTATCTGCCGACGCCGATGCCGAGCAGATCCGTCGGCGGCCTGGTTCGCTGGATGAGGGAGCTGCCCGGCGCCCGCTCCGCGTGGAGAAGTGCGCTCGCCGACGACGCCCCGGACGTCGTCGTCATCCAGTGCTTCGGCCCCAATGGACGGTGGGCGCATGCGACGGCCAAGCACGCCGGCATCCCACTCGTATATGCGAATCACGGCGAGACCTTCATGGATGCCCACGACGCATTCGCCTCGTCGCGGCTTCTGCGGCGTTCACTCGCCGCCGCCATGCGGGACGCGGCTGCCGTCACTTCGTGCTCTGCGTACGCAGCCGCGGACCTCGATCGATTCGGCGAGCACCGGCCGGCGGCCATCGTCGCGAACGGGATAGATCTCGGGGCGGAGGCGCAGGAGCTGCCCGCCCCGGTTCCGCCGCGCTACATCGCCGGCGTGGGCCGCCTCGTGGAGAACAAGGGATTCGATGTGCTGATAGACGCCTTCGCCGAGGCGCGCAGCACCCTCGACGGCATCGATCTCGTCATCGCCGGAGACGGGCCCGAGCGGGGTCGACTGGAGATGCGGGCGATCGAGCGGGAGATCGCGACGCGCGTCCACTTCACCGGCGCCCTCACCCGCACGCAGGTGCGCACCGTCCTCGACGGCGCGCTCGCGCAGGTCGTCCCCAGCAGGGTGGAGGCGTTCGGCATCGTGATCCTCGAGGGGTGGCGTTCCGGTATCCCGGTGCTCGCGACGCGTCGCGGCGGCCCGGCGGAGTTCATGACCGATGGCGTGGACGGGTTGCTGTTCGATCCTGGGGACGCGACGGAGCTCGCTGAACTGCTCACGCGCGTGGCTGTCGATGCGGAGCTGCGCGGGGCGCTCGTTTCGCACGGGCGCCACTCCGTGCTGCGGTACACGTGGGACCACGTCGCCGCAGCATACGAAGATGTCCTTCGTCCCGTCGTCGCGGCAGTCGCGGCAGAGTCCAGGAGCTGA
- a CDS encoding glycosyltransferase family 2 protein, giving the protein MPTPPTSPVTVSVVIITYARPQYLSECLRHLREMPEQPHQIIVVDGSPDDRSRDLLSSGFAGVEYIRHSLGKGTMPESRQLGLAAATGDVVAFIDDDAYADRDWLAHLTRAYEDPTVAGVGGRADNGRPHEGNEGIGSIGRLLPNGDLTGFFAADPQRLVLVHHLLGANQSYRREVLAAIGGIRGNYPGTCLREESDICLRLIAAGHKLVFDPRVLVRHVAAPYQIGGQRFDRRYLYYSRRNHVMLLARVYGWRTRLLPRYFVTALRAQGDYFALVSRLLVKGTGSDGAPASVSRRMTSPIILTRSAVEVAGLVAGIWAGIDGRRRDRRAGVATP; this is encoded by the coding sequence ATGCCGACTCCCCCCACCTCCCCGGTGACGGTCTCCGTCGTGATCATCACGTATGCGCGGCCGCAGTACCTCAGCGAGTGTCTGCGCCACCTCCGCGAGATGCCCGAGCAGCCCCATCAGATCATCGTCGTGGACGGTTCTCCCGACGACCGCTCTCGCGACCTACTCTCGAGCGGGTTCGCCGGTGTCGAGTACATCCGACACAGTCTCGGAAAAGGCACCATGCCCGAGTCGCGTCAGCTCGGTCTCGCCGCAGCGACCGGCGATGTGGTGGCGTTCATCGACGACGACGCATACGCCGACCGCGACTGGCTCGCACATCTCACGAGGGCGTACGAAGACCCGACCGTCGCAGGCGTGGGCGGCCGCGCCGACAACGGACGACCCCACGAAGGCAATGAGGGGATCGGGAGCATCGGGCGTCTCCTGCCCAACGGCGATCTCACCGGGTTCTTCGCGGCCGATCCGCAGCGGCTCGTGCTCGTCCATCACCTCCTCGGAGCGAACCAGTCGTACCGGCGCGAGGTCCTCGCTGCCATCGGCGGTATCCGCGGCAACTATCCGGGCACGTGTCTGCGCGAGGAATCCGACATCTGCCTCCGGCTCATCGCGGCGGGCCACAAGCTGGTGTTCGACCCGCGGGTGCTCGTGCGACACGTCGCCGCGCCGTACCAGATCGGCGGACAGCGATTCGACCGGCGCTATCTCTACTATTCTCGCCGCAACCATGTGATGCTGCTCGCCCGCGTATACGGATGGCGAACCCGGCTCCTCCCCCGCTACTTCGTCACGGCGCTGCGTGCGCAGGGTGACTACTTCGCCCTGGTGAGCCGACTGCTCGTCAAGGGCACCGGTTCCGATGGCGCACCGGCGTCGGTCTCCCGCAGGATGACCTCGCCCATCATCCTCACGCGATCGGCAGTCGAGGTCGCCGGTCTCGTCGCGGGCATCTGGGCAGGCATCGACGGACGACGCCGGGACCGGCGCGCAGGCGTCGCCACGCCGTAA
- a CDS encoding O-antigen ligase family protein has protein sequence MSVIASRGSLRGVGVTIVGVVVLAALGIATGLASVWLPDYALLLALAVLLIAVAAIDMSLVPVLAVPGVFLVQRIGPMSGSDLLLGLSVLIALLLIRGRGIITMQPLLWSGAFYLALTMPQLILNRYAENYIEWLHEVALVLGAMVVGFVIGREGHARLALGLYVAICVGIGITAGVTALGNGFQPVYLGVWHKNAIGAFLMIGFVIALANPPWLGWPRWFAWTAVLVCAAGMAASQSRQAIVGALVGALIIGLRPRFHNGKRSRWMWIVLIPAGWFVYQEVAEQLTSDNDFSSAAQRLTWYASSIEVWLQSPLFGVGHRWWTTWHTGYGGFQPPNAELEVLTTVGILGLVGFLGMFAGGLWALARMNPVYGTLGLAVVAAKFAQGQFDLYWVAGHASLLWIIAGICYGIQERDRASGVERIPHEVQTVWRRTRGVRI, from the coding sequence GTGAGTGTGATTGCCTCCCGCGGATCCCTTCGGGGAGTCGGCGTCACGATCGTGGGCGTCGTCGTCCTCGCGGCGCTCGGCATCGCCACGGGACTCGCGAGCGTCTGGCTTCCGGACTACGCCCTGCTCCTCGCCCTCGCCGTGCTTCTGATCGCCGTCGCGGCGATCGACATGTCGCTCGTACCCGTGCTGGCCGTTCCCGGGGTGTTCCTCGTCCAGCGCATCGGCCCGATGAGCGGCTCGGATCTCCTCCTCGGGCTATCGGTGCTCATCGCACTTCTGCTCATCCGCGGTCGAGGGATCATCACCATGCAGCCTCTGCTGTGGTCGGGAGCCTTCTACCTCGCGCTCACCATGCCGCAGCTCATCCTCAATCGGTACGCCGAGAACTACATCGAGTGGCTGCACGAGGTTGCGCTCGTCCTCGGCGCCATGGTCGTCGGGTTCGTCATCGGCCGTGAGGGCCACGCCCGTCTCGCGTTGGGCCTGTACGTCGCCATCTGCGTTGGAATCGGCATCACGGCGGGTGTGACTGCGCTCGGCAACGGATTCCAGCCGGTGTATCTCGGGGTCTGGCACAAGAACGCCATCGGCGCCTTCCTCATGATCGGCTTCGTGATCGCGCTGGCCAATCCGCCGTGGCTCGGGTGGCCGCGGTGGTTCGCCTGGACTGCCGTGCTCGTGTGCGCCGCCGGAATGGCGGCGTCGCAATCCCGCCAGGCGATCGTCGGCGCACTCGTCGGCGCACTCATCATCGGCCTGCGCCCCCGCTTCCACAATGGCAAGCGTTCGCGATGGATGTGGATTGTCCTCATCCCCGCCGGCTGGTTCGTCTATCAGGAGGTCGCCGAACAGCTGACCTCCGACAACGACTTCAGCTCCGCCGCGCAGCGGCTGACGTGGTACGCGTCGTCGATCGAGGTCTGGCTGCAATCGCCTCTGTTCGGGGTCGGCCACCGCTGGTGGACGACGTGGCACACCGGCTACGGCGGGTTCCAGCCGCCGAACGCCGAACTCGAGGTGCTCACGACCGTCGGCATCCTCGGGCTCGTCGGCTTCCTCGGCATGTTCGCCGGGGGGCTGTGGGCGCTCGCACGGATGAACCCCGTGTACGGCACCCTCGGCCTCGCCGTCGTGGCAGCGAAGTTCGCGCAGGGACAGTTCGACCTCTACTGGGTCGCCGGACACGCCTCGCTCCTGTGGATCATCGCTGGCATCTGCTACGGGATCCAGGAGCGAGACAGAGCGAGCGGGGTCGAGCGGATCCCGCACGAGGTCCAGACCGTGTGGCGACGAACACGCGGCGTGCGCATCTGA
- a CDS encoding glycosyltransferase family 4 protein, with translation MRRVIHALTPGDHFSPRTGSAIPTVVHGIASASADDPDYAHSVLVESSTYRPRYTSAASIEYAGRGYPASWERAVDLGLSRLGLPRVRSRRSYGPLVDAIDAREPGIVIAHNAPVLPEMIAATPHAVIYYAHNDLPRGMSRHEATRMLGAAVAVVVVSDDLADRIAARVSPSVSQQIRVVENGVDTDAFQPPVRTESGDRTRVMFVGRVVAEKGPDVLLRAVAALGRDDVDVVIVGSQGFDPKAALSPYEQELRALADAVPGTVSFRPFVDRAALPGQLQSADVFVAPSRWAEPSGLTIGEAMATGLPVIASDIGGIPSVIGDAGLLVEPGDAPALAAGLGALLDDDSRRAALGARARERAQARSWAHTWTQLRGVLDESAD, from the coding sequence ATGCGTCGTGTCATCCATGCGCTGACCCCCGGGGATCATTTCTCACCTCGGACCGGCTCGGCAATCCCCACGGTCGTCCACGGCATCGCCTCCGCCTCCGCCGACGACCCGGACTACGCCCACTCCGTTCTTGTCGAGTCCTCGACCTACCGCCCCCGCTACACCAGCGCCGCGTCGATCGAGTATGCGGGCCGGGGCTACCCCGCGTCGTGGGAACGGGCCGTCGACCTCGGTCTGTCCCGCCTCGGCCTGCCGCGCGTGAGATCGCGCCGTTCGTACGGCCCGCTCGTGGACGCGATCGACGCGCGGGAGCCAGGCATTGTCATCGCGCACAACGCGCCGGTGCTTCCCGAGATGATCGCAGCGACACCGCACGCTGTCATCTACTACGCGCACAACGACCTCCCCCGCGGGATGTCCCGTCACGAGGCCACCCGCATGCTGGGCGCCGCCGTCGCCGTCGTCGTCGTCAGCGACGATCTGGCCGATCGCATCGCCGCGCGGGTGTCGCCATCGGTCTCCCAGCAGATCAGAGTCGTCGAGAACGGCGTCGACACCGACGCGTTCCAGCCGCCCGTGCGGACCGAGAGCGGCGACCGGACGCGCGTCATGTTCGTCGGGCGCGTCGTCGCGGAGAAGGGCCCCGACGTGCTGCTGCGCGCCGTGGCGGCTCTCGGCCGAGATGACGTCGACGTCGTCATCGTCGGAAGTCAGGGATTCGACCCGAAAGCAGCGCTCTCGCCTTACGAGCAGGAACTGCGCGCGCTGGCCGACGCCGTGCCCGGCACCGTCTCGTTCCGTCCGTTCGTCGACCGAGCGGCCCTCCCCGGGCAGCTCCAGTCGGCGGACGTCTTCGTCGCGCCGTCCCGGTGGGCGGAGCCCAGTGGGCTCACCATCGGCGAGGCCATGGCGACCGGTCTGCCGGTGATCGCGAGTGACATCGGTGGGATCCCGAGCGTGATCGGCGACGCCGGACTTCTCGTTGAGCCCGGCGACGCCCCAGCCCTCGCCGCGGGCCTCGGCGCACTCCTCGACGATGACTCCCGCCGTGCGGCCCTCGGCGCGCGTGCCCGCGAGCGGGCGCAAGCACGTTCGTGGGCGCACACCTGGACACAGCTGCGCGGCGTTCTCGACGAGTCCGCCGACTGA
- a CDS encoding arsenate-mycothiol transferase ArsC produces the protein MPGVAQVLFVCQANRCRSPFAAAIARRLADRSWEVYSGGLMTGGASMPRAGIETGAMLGIDFTSHRSRELDRTDLDGFDVILTLAKAQARELVADNPHLRGRIFTVKQFDRWITTHPKPRRAALGRWLDVAGMDRPPTDLLGDDARDDVADPINSPVEDWIGMARELTGLIGRIVGELGATRS, from the coding sequence GTGCCGGGCGTGGCCCAGGTGCTCTTCGTGTGCCAGGCGAATCGGTGCCGTTCGCCGTTCGCCGCAGCGATCGCGCGGCGCCTCGCCGACCGATCCTGGGAGGTGTACTCCGGCGGCCTCATGACGGGCGGCGCTTCCATGCCGCGCGCCGGCATCGAGACGGGCGCGATGTTGGGGATCGACTTCACCTCGCACCGCAGTCGCGAGCTCGACAGGACGGATCTCGACGGCTTCGACGTCATCCTCACTCTGGCGAAGGCGCAAGCGCGGGAGCTCGTCGCCGACAACCCGCACCTGCGCGGCCGCATCTTCACTGTCAAGCAGTTCGACCGATGGATCACGACGCACCCGAAGCCCCGCCGCGCGGCGCTCGGTCGATGGCTGGACGTTGCCGGTATGGACCGGCCCCCGACCGACCTGCTCGGTGATGATGCGCGCGACGACGTCGCCGATCCGATCAACTCGCCCGTGGAGGACTGGATCGGCATGGCGAGAGAGCTGACGGGGCTGATCGGCCGCATCGTGGGCGAGCTCGGCGCAACGCGATCCTGA
- a CDS encoding polysaccharide biosynthesis tyrosine autokinase: MTLRQILDVLWKRRWIIVAVMLAALVTAFAYLQLRTVTYSSQEVVRLNSVVTQGAVTGEIGGVSVDVSQEAVTSPAVMDVAAEQLGEDPGALAGSVQVVIDGTTPLARVAIIATGLSPTQSQSRAAAVASAYTAYVDQQLATALVTLQQRQAEAITEARDLQQAVADDPGDAIAATNLATALSKMTTINLAIESVNDAGAATAVVSNPAPGEPTVPSALIVLLLALATGLIVGIAAALIRDQFDNRLRGEEEIESTSGARSLGELSWDRGVASTHPPLPVAHNDRTDLSERLRTLRSTLQVFLPDRQAVAVVTSVEPGDGKSFVSANLAMAWARAGKTVILVGGDLRRPDLGRYFYDAADGEGLSEILQEHEIGETLARSSVESRLNTTSYRRLRVLPAGAEPPDPADLLARPVLGDIVAHLRSLADVVIIDSPPAIGMADAALLALQSDGAVVISSVRKTDRVLLADTIAALHAAGAEVIGVVANRSRRKLPKTYASYYVNRGAHAPVPQVPAIQDPAASATVAELRRLLDAPSDPAPRSRTRASGTESADREDPRAADSDEAADGPDTTDADRKTASDAS; the protein is encoded by the coding sequence TTGACGCTCCGACAGATTCTGGATGTGCTGTGGAAGCGCAGGTGGATCATCGTCGCCGTCATGCTTGCGGCGCTCGTCACAGCCTTCGCGTATCTGCAGCTGCGGACCGTCACGTACTCGAGCCAAGAGGTCGTCCGCCTCAACAGCGTCGTGACCCAGGGTGCTGTCACAGGCGAGATCGGCGGCGTCTCGGTCGATGTGAGTCAGGAGGCGGTCACGTCGCCTGCGGTGATGGATGTGGCTGCAGAGCAGCTGGGTGAGGACCCGGGTGCTCTGGCCGGTTCTGTTCAGGTGGTCATCGACGGCACCACACCGCTCGCTCGGGTCGCGATCATCGCTACGGGCTTGTCGCCGACCCAGTCGCAGAGCCGCGCGGCTGCCGTGGCGTCGGCATACACGGCGTACGTCGACCAGCAGCTCGCCACCGCGCTCGTCACCCTCCAACAGCGCCAGGCCGAAGCGATCACCGAGGCGCGGGACCTTCAGCAGGCCGTCGCCGACGATCCAGGCGACGCGATTGCCGCGACAAATCTCGCCACCGCGCTGTCGAAGATGACCACTATCAACCTCGCCATCGAGAGCGTCAACGATGCGGGCGCGGCGACCGCCGTCGTCTCCAACCCCGCGCCGGGAGAACCGACGGTTCCTTCGGCTCTCATCGTCCTGCTCCTGGCGCTGGCGACCGGCCTCATCGTCGGGATCGCCGCGGCCCTCATCCGTGATCAGTTCGACAACCGGCTGCGCGGTGAGGAGGAGATCGAGTCGACCTCCGGCGCCCGCTCGCTCGGTGAGCTGAGCTGGGATCGCGGTGTGGCGAGTACTCATCCTCCCCTCCCTGTCGCGCACAATGACCGGACCGATCTGAGCGAGCGTCTTCGCACGCTGCGGTCCACCCTGCAGGTCTTCCTCCCGGATCGTCAGGCTGTCGCCGTTGTCACGAGCGTGGAACCCGGTGACGGAAAGTCGTTCGTGTCTGCGAACCTCGCCATGGCGTGGGCGCGCGCAGGCAAGACCGTGATCCTGGTCGGCGGTGACTTGCGCCGTCCCGACCTGGGTCGTTACTTCTACGACGCTGCCGACGGCGAAGGTCTCTCCGAAATCCTGCAAGAGCACGAAATCGGCGAAACTCTCGCTCGTTCCTCGGTGGAGAGCCGACTGAACACCACCAGCTACCGCCGGCTGCGTGTGCTGCCGGCCGGAGCCGAGCCGCCCGACCCCGCGGATCTGCTGGCCCGTCCCGTACTCGGCGACATCGTTGCCCATCTGCGCAGCCTCGCCGACGTGGTGATCATCGACTCGCCGCCCGCGATCGGAATGGCCGACGCCGCGCTGCTGGCCCTCCAGTCGGATGGCGCAGTAGTGATCTCGTCGGTACGCAAGACCGACCGTGTTCTCCTCGCGGACACGATTGCGGCGCTTCACGCCGCGGGTGCAGAGGTGATCGGCGTCGTGGCGAACCGCAGTCGCCGCAAACTTCCGAAGACGTATGCCTCGTACTATGTGAATCGCGGTGCCCACGCACCTGTGCCGCAGGTGCCGGCGATACAAGACCCCGCGGCGTCGGCCACGGTGGCAGAACTCCGCCGATTGCTCGATGCCCCGTCCGATCCTGCACCGCGCAGCCGGACCCGGGCCTCGGGAACCGAGAGCGCGGATCGTGAAGACCCGCGTGCCGCCGACAGCGACGAGGCAGCCGACGGCCCCGACACCACGGACGCCGATCGAAAGACCGCCAGCGACGCCTCATGA
- a CDS encoding phosphatase PAP2 family protein yields the protein MRRAWRFASLSLAYAIGFVIFYVVAVRTAEGQRIDAGSLGVLGWLRGEAWLAFYEGRSVVLYGLLAVAAVAALTAALERRWTPVLLSIILVAVVAVASVGMKAVLPRPDLGDFAYAHNTFPSSHAAIALAASVAVIWCRPPWMSRVLVFVLAALVAYVSLGSVLSFAHRASDTFGGIVLTGAVSCALAAFVRTDVAPVSRLRRGVAIGSALAIVVASLYLLEAIGLFGGGDHMTQLGVAIVLGVLGLLGSVLAVHRPLGVQPQVKAIGSSADAPNEAL from the coding sequence GTGAGGAGAGCCTGGCGGTTCGCATCCCTGAGCCTGGCCTACGCCATAGGGTTCGTCATCTTCTACGTCGTCGCAGTCCGCACCGCGGAGGGCCAGCGAATCGATGCGGGCTCCCTCGGCGTCTTGGGGTGGTTGCGCGGCGAAGCCTGGCTCGCGTTCTACGAGGGTCGCAGCGTGGTGCTCTACGGACTCCTCGCCGTCGCCGCGGTCGCTGCCTTGACCGCGGCACTCGAGCGTCGATGGACGCCTGTCTTGCTGTCGATCATCCTGGTGGCGGTCGTCGCCGTCGCATCGGTCGGCATGAAGGCGGTCCTGCCGCGTCCGGACCTCGGCGACTTCGCATACGCGCACAACACATTCCCGAGCTCCCATGCGGCGATCGCCCTCGCAGCGTCGGTCGCCGTGATCTGGTGCCGCCCGCCTTGGATGTCGCGCGTGCTGGTCTTCGTACTCGCCGCCCTCGTCGCCTACGTCTCGCTCGGCTCGGTCCTGTCGTTCGCGCACCGGGCGAGCGACACGTTCGGCGGAATCGTCTTGACCGGCGCGGTGTCGTGCGCTCTGGCGGCGTTCGTCCGCACGGACGTCGCCCCGGTCTCACGCCTGCGGAGGGGCGTCGCCATCGGGTCCGCGCTGGCCATCGTCGTCGCATCCCTGTATCTCCTGGAGGCGATCGGACTATTCGGGGGCGGCGATCACATGACCCAACTCGGCGTCGCGATCGTGCTCGGCGTGCTGGGGCTCCTCGGGTCGGTCCTCGCCGTGCACCGCCCCCTCGGCGTCCAGCCACAGGTGAAGGCGATCGGCTCCAGCGCAGATGCACCGAACGAGGCGCTGTAA
- a CDS encoding flavin reductase family protein: MTHRRLGPSLSADDFKGLFRCHPGGVAVVTAEGEHGPVALTATSVSSVSADPPLLVFSLSALSSATPTIVSAETVVVHLLDANDLGLARLCAAKGADRFADQDSWTRLVTGEHVFHGVRAWVRCAVVSRMEAGGSTVIAAHALQSTISRDVESGEAGEALVYYNRAWHRLGEHSLISD, from the coding sequence ATGACGCATCGTCGGCTGGGTCCGTCGTTGTCCGCCGACGACTTCAAGGGGCTGTTCCGGTGCCATCCGGGAGGGGTCGCCGTCGTCACGGCGGAGGGCGAACACGGACCGGTCGCACTGACGGCGACGTCGGTCTCATCGGTCAGCGCCGATCCGCCGCTCCTCGTCTTCTCGCTGTCGGCGCTGTCATCGGCGACCCCGACGATCGTGAGCGCCGAGACGGTGGTCGTCCACCTGCTCGACGCGAATGACCTCGGCCTCGCCCGCCTCTGCGCAGCCAAGGGCGCCGACCGCTTCGCCGACCAGGACAGCTGGACGCGTCTGGTGACCGGTGAGCACGTCTTCCACGGCGTGCGCGCGTGGGTGCGTTGCGCGGTCGTCAGTCGTATGGAAGCGGGCGGCTCCACGGTGATCGCCGCACACGCGCTGCAGTCCACGATCTCTCGTGACGTGGAGTCGGGCGAGGCGGGCGAGGCGCTCGTGTACTACAACCGGGCATGGCATCGCCTCGGCGAGCATTCGCTCATCTCGGACTGA